Proteins from one Malaya genurostris strain Urasoe2022 chromosome 2, Malgen_1.1, whole genome shotgun sequence genomic window:
- the LOC131428617 gene encoding uncharacterized protein LOC131428617 — translation MDCNAQKLWENQRDETKRPSYEDLIVFIHEHSRTLQSLQLSQTAISFVENKSPRYLAVANHAASESTQKCAACKQTHYLFQCEFFRAQTPQQRFELVKRSNLCINCLKSTHQSKNCNSGSCKYCQRKHHTLLHLPPSPALFVTDAQQYMQPVIPMLQKSEVVNKMSLAPTVIQSSDTVVTSVGNSRSFSSPPVLAPFLASSGNVAPSSTTCQTVIPVPVNDYTVFLFTALVKVRDNLGQDQFARVLLDRGSQSNFISESLCQRLALHRSKVNVPVSGIGQAIMNVRYKVSVQFSSRFESQQHCMECLVLPKLTVSLPTKSVNIIEFNLQAEQIKFNEHLPVLQKTSLGYIIAGKVPTEASTPVTCLVSTFDDLDAKVKRFWEVENFDHYKTYSAEEQQCETHFATRHIRNAEGRYMVRLPIRQEMLPLIGDTWATAARRLTAVEKRLRADVDLRNSYVQFMEEYRQLGHMEEVQTRVAVPQFFLPHHAISRSDSSTTKTRIVFDGSCKSNNHLSLNDVLLTGPTVQPTLLATVLNFRMHRYAMTADIEKMYRQILVHPEDRPLQQILWRQKESEAIKPYYLNTVTYGTSCAPFLATRTLNQLAEDDGDDFPLATPVVKRDFYVDDLLTGSDNPALLEHIPERFRETLSAVELDQSPAIKTLGLLWFPEEDLFGFKIPQFSRIEKVTKRIALSEMSQLFDPLGLIGPVVASAKIWVLSSTEVKWDLHCFTDASERGYGCCIYAVSPNSESITSNLLIAKSRVAPAGGLSIPRLELCAAVLGSQVADSVLQTIGFSGSMTYWTDSTIVLHWIRSPPSKWKVFVSNRIAEIQRLTRDYKWRHVSTTDNPADRISRGVEPQQLLQDSLWWNGPSFLLLSSEDWPESIIVTSPSLTEQQMLERKTTVALHSHVPDTSMIHAYSELAPLLRVTAYCQRFIANCRSAKSERSQGSITVHEYDKALKTLVRITQAADFKAELKYLEGRGGGSLKGFPSKSSIKDLDLIIDTGLLRVHGRISKSAGTYDSRFPMVLPAKHHLTKLIAKSVHHQTLHAGPTQLLAILKQRFWPVRGRDLARRTVHRCITCFRCRPKISNQYMAPLPAARITAAKVFEHTGLDYCGPFLVRPLAGRGASVKVWVAVYVCFVIKAVVLDIVAGMSAAACVNSLRRFVSRVGRVRIIHCDNSTSFVGAYREIKEIRQQFIEQLKSSGWLNECLEKGIEFQFIPPRAPHATQRSIHDFWKRWSKEYISLLHQRPAKWRKNPTPFRIGSMVLHKKDNTPPKQWPLGRIIAVFPNEDNIVRVVDVRTQAGIRRRATTELCLLPIDEDQEIRPSDRVD, via the exons ATGGATTGCAATGCACAGAAGTTGTGGGAAAATCAGCGAGATGAAACAAAACGTCCTTCGTATGAAGACTTGATAGTGTTCATACACGAGCATTCTCGTACATTGCAGTCACTCCAGCTCTCCCAAACtgccatttcttttgtggaaaacAAATCTCCAAGGTATCTCGCTGTGGCAAATCATGCTGCCTcagaatcaacacaaaagtgtgCCGCCTGTAAACAAACACACTACCTATTCCAGTGTGAATTTTTTCGAGCTCAAACCCCTCAACAGCGATTTGAGTTAGTCAAACGAAGTAATTTGTGCATAAACTGTTTGAAGTCCACACACCAATCCAAAAACTGCAACAGTGGCTCTTGCAAGTATTGTCAAAGAAAGCATCACACGCTGCTTCACCTTCCCCCGTCGCCGGCATTGTTCGTAACAGATGCCCAACAATACATGCAACCTGTAATCCCGATGCTCCAGAAGTCGGAGGTTGTCAATAAAATGTCGCTTGCTCCTACCGTTATACAGTCAAGTGACACCGTCGTCACTTCGGTCGGTAATTCGCGTTCGTTTTCGTCGCCGCCGGTATTAGCGCCCTTCCTTGCTTCGTCCGGTAACGTCGCACCTTCCTCCACAACGTGTCAAACAGTGATACCAGTTCCAGTTAACGATTACACAGTGTTTCTTTTCACCGCTCTTGTGAAAGTTCGAGACAATCTCGGACAAGATCAATTCGCACGTGTGTTACTAGACCGTGGGTCTCAGTCAAACTTCATTTCCGAATCGCTATGTCAACGCCTTGCGTTACATCGCAGCAAAGTCAACGTACCAGTAAGCGGTATTGGCCAAGCCATCATGAACGTGCGTTACAAAGTTTCAGTGCAGTTCTCTTCGAGATTTGAATCTCAGCAGCATTGCATGGAATGTTTAGTACTACCTAAGCTAACCGTCAGCCTACCAACGAAGTCAGTAAACatcattgaatttaatttgcaAGCAGagcaaattaaattcaatgaaCATCTTCCAGTTCTACAGAAGACCAGTCTCGGATATATCATAGCAGGTAAAGTTCCTACTGAAGCATCTACGCCAGTCACATGCCTTGTGTCTACTTTTGATGATCTTGACGCCAAGGTTAAACGATTTTGGGAAGTAGAGAACTTTGATCATTATAAAACTTACTCAGCCGAGGAACAACAATGCGAAACTCATTTCGCTACCAGGCATATTCGCAATGCTGAAGGAAGGTACATGGTTCGTCTACCCATTCGCCAAGAAATGCTCCCTCTCATCGGCGACACGTGGGCTACGGCAGCTCGAAGGCTTACGGCGGTTGAAAAACGTTTACGAGCGGACGTCGACCTTCGAAATAGTTACGTGCAGTTCATGGAAGAGTATCGACAACTTGGTCATATGGAGGAGGTGCAGACTCGCGTCGCGGTGCCCCAGTTTTTCCTACCTCATCATGCAATCTCTCGTTCCGATTCGTCTACTACAAAAACCAGAATAGTTTTCGACGGATCTTGCAAGAGCAACAATCATCTTTCGCTGAACGACGTTCTACTTACCGGACCTACTGTGCAGCCTACTCTGTTGGCTACTGTGCTCAATTTTCGCATGCATCGCTATGCAATGACAGCGGACATAGAAAAGATGTACCGACAAATTCTAGTTCATCCGGAAGATAGGCCACTGCAACAAATTCTATGGCGTCAGAAAGAGTCCGAGGCGATCAAACCATACTATCTGAACACGGTTACGTATGGTACCTCGTGTGCTCCCTTTCTTGCAACAAGAACCCTGAATCAGCTTGCCGAGGACGATGGGGACGATTTTCCGCTAGCAACACCCGTAGTAAAACGAGATTTTtatgtagatgatttactcaccGGATCAGACAATCCTGCCCTTCTGGAACATATTCCGGAAAGGTTTCGTGAGACACTTAGTGCTGTAGAGCTTGATCAATCGCCTGCGATCAAAACTCTCGGACTACTATGGTTTCCTGAGGAAGATCTTTTCGGCTTTAAGATTCCGCagttttcaagaatcgaaaaggTTACGAAACGAATCGCGCTCTCTGAGATGTCACAGCTCTTTGATCCTCTGGGTCTAATTGGACCAGTTGTAGCCAGTGCTAAGAT ATGGGTTCTTAGTTCAACAGAAGTAAAGTGGGATCTTCATTGTTTTACTGATGCTTCAGAGCGCGGATATGGTTGCTGCATCTATGCTGTATCGCCTAACAGTGAATCTATCACAAGCAATTTACTTATCGCCAAATCGCGAGTAGCTCCAGCAGGTGGCCTTAGTATTCCCCGTCTTGAACTTTGTGCTGCTGTGCTTGGTAGTCAAGTGGCTGATAGTGTACTACAAACAATCGGATTCAGTGGATCTATGACGTATTGGACCGATTCAACCATAGTACTTCACTGGATCAGGTCACCACCTTCAAAATGGAAGGTTTTCGTATCCAATCGTATCGCAGAGATTCAACGGCTAACCAGAGACTATAAGTGGCGACATGTTTCTACAACGGACAACCCAGCAGATCGAATATCGCGAGGAGTGGAACCCCAGCAACTACTGCAGGACAGTCTGTGGTGGAATGGGCCATCGTTTTTGTTACTGTCATCGGAAGATTGGCCAGAATCAATTATCGTTACGTCGCCGTCTCTGACGGAACAACAAATGCTGGAACGCAAAACTACCGTTGCCCTTCATTCGCATGTACCTGACACTTCAATGATTCACGCCTATTCTGAACTTGCCCCTCTCCTCAGAGTCACAGCGTATTGTCAGCGATTCATTGCAAACTGTAGATCCGCTAAATCAGAACGCAGTCAAGGGTCGATTACGGTACACGAGTACGATAAAGCATTAAAAACTTTAGTGCGCATCACTCAAGCCGCTGATTTCAAGGCGGAATTGAAGTATCTTGAAGGCAGAGGTGGAGGTTCACTTAAAGGATTTCCATCAAAATCATCGATCAAAGATCTCGACTTGATCATCGACACTGGTCTACTGCGCGTCCATGGCCGTATCTCTAAATCAGCAGGCACGTACGACAGCCGATTTCCGATGGTATTACCTGCTAAACATCATCTCACGAAGTTGATCGCGAAATCAGTCCATCATCAAACGTTACATGCAGGACCTACGCAACTGCTTGCTATTCTCAAACAGCGTTTTTGGCCTGTTCGTGGCAGAGATCTCGCTCGAAGGACAGTTCACCGTTGTATTACGTGTTTCCGCTGTCGTCCAAAGATAAGTAACCAATATATGGCACCACTGCCAGCTGCTCGCATTACTGCCGCGAAGGTCTTCGAGCACACTGGGTTGGACTACTGTGGGCCGTTTCTCGTTCGTCCATTAGCGGGAAGAGGCGCTTCGGTAAAAGTCTGGGTCGCAGTGTACGTGTGTTTCGTCATAAAGGCCGTAGTGCTGGACATCGTCGCCGGGATGTCTGCTGCAGCGTGCGTCAACTCGCTTAGACGCTTCGTGAGTCGTGTCGGTCGTGTACGTATAATACACTGCGATAACAGCACATCATTCGTCGGCGCGTATCGCGAAATAAAGGAGATCCGACAGCAGTTCATCGAACAGCTGAAGTCCAGCGGGTGGCTCAACGAGTGCCTAGAAAAGGGTATAGAGTTCCAGTTCATTCCACCAAGAGCACCGCAT GCGACTCAGCGATCCATCCACGATTTTTGGAAACGCTGGTCGAAGGAGTACATCAGCCTTTTGCATCAACGGCCAGCTAAGTGGCGGAAGAATCCGACACCTTTTCGTATTGGGTCAATGGTCCTCCATAAGAAAGACAACACTCCACCAAAACAATGGCCTCTTGGGCGCATCATTGCCGTATTCCCAAACGAGGACAATATCGTACGAGTGGTGGATGTCCGCACACAAGCCGGTATTCGACGACGTGCTACGACGGAACTTTGCCTGTTACCTATCGATGAAGACCAGGAAATACGTCCATCTGATCGTGTTGATTGA
- the LOC131428618 gene encoding uncharacterized protein LOC131428618, translating into MESFRSLFLFNKAVGFGAYTFRLSGSNENGRMVSAWTRSGLTLFAMNLPIYAYFAYRNVNAPYLSSGSALLDSCFQTMLEVGYVSLPVASIFRLTKRTLLATILSRLRWIDLRISALGIPVDHGYENRVLVLCTVFYLIVVTVASVCALVLLGNFWSTLMFYGGKIYISYVASVLATNAFVMALVLLRRIWFLEKVLRQDLGISKFSTVQITRPKYPPEMLQTRISTVAQIYDDLYQLSNKISLLLYVEVIFYCTIVLIYGILSLFAAYRAVRTGQDEHIACCGMHTIWWFEYCGIIIAILVVCNSLKQASKDVQSVLGVALTREGTGMVAVKIRALMLQIKHNTPRITTWLFEVDLSMVGTMASFLFMMVQFDS; encoded by the exons ATGGAAAGTTTCCGGTCGCTATTCCTCTTCAACAAAGCAGTCGGTTTCGGTGCCTACACCTTTCGGTTGTCCGGTTCGAACGAGAACGGTCGAATGGTTTCAGCCTGGACACGCTCCGGACTGACACTGTTTGCGATGAATTTGCCCATCTACGCCTATTTCGCCTACCGGAATGTCAACGCACCGTACCTCAGCAGTGGTTCTGCCCTCCTGGATAGCTGCTTCCAGACGATGCTGGAAGTTGGTTACGTTTCGCTGCCGGTCGCATCGATATTTCGGCTGACCAAAAGAACTCTCCTGGCGACTATTTTGAGTCGCCTGCGGTGGATCGATTTGCGAATTAGTGCACTGGGAATTCCGGTGGACCACGGTTACGAGAACCGAGTGTTGGTACTTTGCACCGTTTTCTACCTGATCGTCGTTACCGTGGCCAGTGTGTGCGCGTTGGTACTGCTGGGGAACTTTTGGAGTACTCTGATGTTCTACGGCGGAAAGATTTACATAAGCTACGTGGCCTCGGTTCTGGCCACGAATGCATTCGTCATGGCACTGGTGCTGCTGCGGAGAATTTGGTTTCTGGAGAAAGTGCTGAG ACAAGATTTGGGTATTAGCAAATTTTCTACAGTTCAAATTACCCGTCCCAAATATCCTCCGGAAATGTTGCAGACACGAATATCAACCGTAGCACAAATCTACGATGATTTGTACCAATTATCGAACAAAATAAGCTTACTGTTATACGTCGAG GTGATATTCTACTGTACCATTGTGTTGATATATGGCATCCTGTCCCTTTTTGCTGCATATCGAGCGGTTCGGACAGGTCAGGATGAGCACATTGCCTGCTGCGGAATGCATACCATCTGGTGGTTTGAATACTGCGGTATCATAATAGCGATTCTCGTCGTCTGCAACTCGTTAAAGCAGGCATCCAAGGACGTACAGTCCGTTCTGGGAGTGGCGCTCACCCGGGAGGGAACCGGAATGGTGGCAGTAAAG ATACGAGCGTTGATGCTACAAATTAAGCACAACACTCCCAGGATCACAACCTGGTTATTCGAAGTGGATTTATCG ATGGTTGGCACCATGGCATCGTTTCTGTTTATGATGGTTCAGTTCGACAGCTAG